One segment of Streptomyces sp. NBC_00576 DNA contains the following:
- a CDS encoding DUF4357 domain-containing protein — protein MAAKYPEFQLRLPSGDGINRARGLLLDETGTNGSRKFLVRSGSPARDHVMPSFAKHFRGQFRRREELKAAGVLVPSARWPGWLELTEDVECGSPSFAAELLVGAPRNGWIEWRTEDGAPLSDFMSGIWAGPNRPWLVRGSNVTGLDLVQRLWLPEGRVTLAASRLRQGIQQGISKEHLRALVQEDYESTATYGQKQQLVEDQHAFLSRMKPGDTVCTISGGKLYVGEITGEVEQTESEDRRSNLRRPVEWQPTGHPYDELPEELQQKLSIQHDVVDLTSVQAHIEGLGLTDEELVEEAEAIERDPSMEIPALTARRELELPEPTEELADELLVHDSEWLREVRDLLWDERQLVLYGPPGTGKTFIALKLAEFLGGGPEQVKLVQFHPSYAYEDFFEGFRPQEDAQTREVAFRLTAGPLRELADLASREGNRHIPYFLIIDEINRANLAKVFGELYFLLEYRNKSVRLTYSGDDFALPPNLFVIGTMNTADRSIALVDAAMRRRFAFVELSPRTEPTRGLLRRWLAKEGKDAEPAELLDALNSRIDDPDFRIGPSYLMKKGVYREGGLERTWRTKILPLMEEHHYGEGVDIEKRYGLAALRESLG, from the coding sequence ATGGCGGCCAAATATCCGGAGTTTCAGCTGCGGCTGCCAAGCGGAGACGGAATCAACCGGGCACGAGGATTACTTCTGGACGAAACCGGGACAAACGGGAGCAGGAAGTTCCTGGTGAGGTCCGGATCTCCCGCTCGTGATCACGTGATGCCCTCGTTCGCCAAGCATTTCCGCGGACAGTTCAGACGGCGCGAGGAGCTGAAGGCCGCGGGCGTACTGGTCCCGTCCGCGCGCTGGCCGGGCTGGCTGGAGCTGACCGAGGACGTGGAGTGCGGATCGCCGTCCTTCGCCGCGGAGCTGCTCGTCGGCGCCCCACGCAATGGCTGGATCGAGTGGCGGACGGAGGACGGCGCACCCCTGTCCGACTTCATGTCAGGGATCTGGGCCGGACCCAACCGCCCCTGGCTGGTCCGCGGTTCGAACGTCACGGGTCTCGACCTGGTCCAGCGCCTGTGGCTACCGGAGGGCCGCGTCACCCTGGCCGCCTCCCGGCTGCGGCAGGGCATCCAACAGGGCATCAGCAAGGAGCACTTGCGCGCCCTGGTCCAGGAGGACTACGAGTCGACCGCCACGTACGGCCAGAAGCAGCAGCTCGTCGAGGACCAGCACGCCTTTCTCTCCCGCATGAAGCCCGGTGACACCGTGTGCACCATCTCCGGCGGGAAGTTGTACGTCGGTGAGATCACGGGTGAGGTGGAGCAGACCGAGTCCGAGGACCGGCGGTCCAACCTGCGCCGCCCGGTGGAGTGGCAGCCGACCGGGCACCCGTACGACGAACTCCCGGAGGAGCTCCAGCAGAAGCTGTCCATCCAGCATGACGTCGTCGACCTGACCTCGGTCCAAGCCCACATCGAGGGTCTCGGCCTGACCGACGAGGAGCTGGTCGAGGAGGCGGAGGCCATAGAGCGGGACCCCAGCATGGAGATCCCGGCGCTCACCGCCCGCCGCGAGCTGGAGCTGCCCGAGCCGACTGAGGAGCTGGCCGACGAACTCCTCGTACACGACAGCGAGTGGCTGCGCGAAGTACGCGATCTACTGTGGGACGAGCGGCAGTTGGTGCTGTACGGCCCGCCCGGCACAGGCAAGACCTTCATCGCGCTGAAACTGGCCGAGTTCCTGGGCGGCGGTCCCGAGCAGGTCAAACTGGTCCAGTTCCACCCGTCGTACGCCTACGAGGACTTCTTCGAGGGCTTCCGGCCCCAGGAGGACGCGCAGACCAGAGAGGTCGCCTTCCGGCTCACCGCGGGCCCGCTGCGCGAACTCGCGGACCTGGCCTCCCGCGAGGGAAACCGGCACATCCCGTACTTCCTGATCATCGACGAGATCAACCGGGCCAACCTGGCGAAGGTCTTCGGTGAGCTGTACTTCCTGCTGGAGTACCGCAACAAGTCGGTTCGGCTGACCTACTCCGGTGATGACTTCGCGCTGCCGCCGAACCTGTTCGTCATCGGCACGATGAACACCGCCGACCGGTCCATCGCCCTGGTGGACGCGGCGATGCGCCGCCGCTTCGCCTTCGTCGAACTGTCGCCGCGTACGGAGCCGACACGCGGTCTGCTGCGCCGTTGGCTGGCCAAGGAGGGCAAGGACGCGGAGCCCGCCGAACTGCTCGACGCGCTCAACTCCCGCATCGACGACCCCGACTTCCGTATCGGGCCCTCGTACCTGATGAAGAAGGGCGTCTACCGGGAGGGCGGCCTTGAACGGACCTGGCGGACGAAGATCCTCCCCCTGATGGAGGAGCATCACTACGGGGAAGGTGTGGACATCGAGAAGCGGTACGGGCTGGCCGCGCTGCGGGAGTCGCTGGGGTGA
- a CDS encoding McrC family protein: MTSAVDASAVDAPRSVELVEHAPAARLALPDAVGRALAASGIVDATPDPYTPGHWSLRAGSKVGAVAVTAPGGGGSVTVRITPKVPIVRLFFLLGYSLDPRRSWRDGEVEVAEHHDLLPALAHAVERQVDRALRQGLLQGYRATEESALVVRGRVREAEQIRRRFGAMLPIEVAYDEFTTDIAENRILRAAVERLLRLPGIPRDVRRRLLHQRARLTDVTAVVRGQPIPDWRPTRLNSQYHQALRLSRVVLDGASAEHGPGDLRIDGFLFDMNKLFEDFVTTALRETFQGQGQGHDPGLSSGGHTARLQDSHHLDEAAAIRMRPDFVLYGPDGTPCAVVDAKYKAERPGGYPDADLYQMLAYCTALGLREGHLVYAKGNAPHAAHQVRHAGIVIHQHALDLDQEPPGLLMDIEEMAQRLVNTPRV, encoded by the coding sequence GTGACGTCCGCAGTAGACGCGTCCGCGGTGGACGCCCCGCGCTCCGTCGAGCTGGTCGAGCACGCGCCGGCGGCCCGACTCGCCCTGCCGGATGCCGTCGGCCGTGCCCTCGCCGCTTCCGGCATCGTGGACGCGACCCCCGACCCGTACACGCCCGGGCACTGGTCGCTGCGGGCCGGCAGCAAGGTCGGGGCCGTGGCCGTCACAGCACCGGGCGGCGGCGGATCGGTCACCGTGCGCATCACACCCAAGGTGCCCATCGTCCGGCTCTTCTTCCTGCTCGGCTACAGCCTTGATCCGAGGAGGAGTTGGCGAGACGGCGAGGTCGAGGTCGCCGAGCACCACGATCTGCTGCCCGCGCTCGCCCACGCCGTGGAACGACAGGTGGATCGGGCCCTGCGACAGGGCCTGTTGCAGGGTTATCGGGCGACCGAGGAATCCGCGCTCGTCGTCCGCGGCCGGGTCAGAGAGGCAGAACAGATACGGCGGCGCTTCGGGGCGATGCTGCCGATCGAGGTGGCGTACGACGAGTTCACCACCGACATCGCGGAGAACCGCATCCTCCGTGCGGCCGTCGAACGTCTCCTTCGCCTGCCCGGCATACCGCGCGACGTACGCCGCAGGCTGCTGCACCAGCGCGCCCGCCTGACCGACGTCACGGCGGTCGTGCGCGGACAGCCGATCCCCGACTGGCGTCCCACCCGCCTCAACTCCCAATACCACCAGGCCCTGCGTCTCTCGCGTGTCGTTCTGGACGGCGCCTCCGCCGAACACGGCCCCGGCGATCTGCGCATCGACGGCTTCCTCTTCGACATGAACAAGCTCTTCGAGGACTTCGTGACGACCGCCCTACGGGAGACCTTCCAAGGCCAGGGCCAGGGCCATGACCCTGGCCTGAGTTCGGGCGGCCACACCGCCCGTCTCCAGGACTCCCACCACCTCGACGAGGCCGCCGCGATCCGTATGAGGCCGGACTTCGTGCTGTACGGGCCGGACGGCACCCCGTGCGCGGTGGTGGACGCCAAGTACAAGGCCGAGCGACCCGGCGGTTATCCCGACGCCGACCTGTACCAGATGCTGGCGTACTGCACGGCCCTCGGACTGCGCGAAGGTCACCTGGTGTACGCGAAAGGCAATGCTCCGCACGCCGCCC